A region from the Paenibacillus humicola genome encodes:
- a CDS encoding response regulator, which yields MPLKVLIVDDEPSNLAGLVRNIDWNKLGFDVPAACESGEEALVLLRQTAFDVLISDVAMPGMNGIELVAEAKKLHPHLQVLMISGYNEFEFVQDAIHVGAQAYVLKPLKPEEVTSRLTAFRDALERMRSVVEQTRELEEKVSGSLKLIKERFVLDLIAEEAQSEETLASWNRLMEVPRIGQGFHLLVIGLDRYQTSGREAQARMRLGSGFKKTVEIGFSDVESVFLAQSAPDEFIAMLANPTPEERVLAEKRMQFVQEMMQEQHGATVTIGCSRTGSRWDEAPLLYRETKFMMAKARLVAEGQIVRYDGHISGEFNDYRLREEWMPKLVQLMEAGDAEKAGGYLNRMLDVLLTRETVSFSYAQAFGMNFLSELFRHMKPGEEPGGETSILMWRRMLDCGSAGQIAGLLTEYVERCMQNAGKERAGQQHHLIRNVSAFIAERLKENWTVKQLAEQFNLNASYLSVLFKRETGKTISEFVQATRIERAKALLQDPGIKVYEVADEVGIQTSAYFTYLFKKLVGCTPQEYRDYHYSAEGE from the coding sequence GTGCCGCTTAAGGTATTGATCGTCGACGACGAGCCGTCCAACCTGGCCGGGCTCGTCCGCAATATCGACTGGAATAAGCTCGGCTTCGACGTCCCGGCTGCATGCGAATCGGGGGAAGAGGCGCTGGTGCTGCTGCGGCAAACGGCGTTCGACGTGCTGATCTCGGACGTCGCGATGCCCGGCATGAACGGCATCGAGCTCGTAGCGGAGGCGAAGAAACTCCATCCCCATCTGCAGGTGCTGATGATCAGCGGCTACAACGAATTCGAGTTCGTCCAGGATGCGATTCATGTCGGCGCCCAAGCATACGTCCTGAAGCCGCTGAAGCCGGAGGAAGTGACGAGCCGGCTGACGGCGTTCCGGGACGCGCTGGAGCGGATGCGCAGCGTTGTCGAGCAGACGAGGGAGCTGGAGGAGAAAGTATCGGGAAGCCTGAAGCTGATCAAGGAGCGGTTCGTGCTCGACCTGATTGCGGAGGAAGCGCAGTCGGAGGAGACGCTCGCCTCCTGGAACCGTCTGATGGAGGTGCCGCGGATCGGACAAGGCTTTCATCTCTTAGTTATCGGCTTGGACCGTTATCAGACGTCCGGCAGGGAAGCGCAAGCGCGCATGCGCCTCGGAAGCGGGTTTAAGAAAACGGTGGAGATCGGCTTCTCCGATGTCGAATCGGTCTTTCTGGCTCAGTCCGCGCCGGACGAATTCATCGCCATGCTGGCGAATCCGACGCCGGAGGAGAGGGTGCTCGCGGAGAAACGGATGCAGTTCGTGCAGGAAATGATGCAGGAGCAGCACGGCGCGACAGTGACGATCGGCTGCAGCCGGACGGGAAGCCGCTGGGACGAGGCTCCGCTGCTTTACCGGGAAACCAAATTCATGATGGCCAAGGCGCGCCTGGTCGCGGAAGGCCAGATTGTCCGGTACGACGGCCACATATCCGGCGAGTTCAACGATTACCGGCTGCGCGAGGAATGGATGCCGAAGCTCGTGCAGCTGATGGAAGCGGGCGATGCGGAGAAGGCCGGCGGCTATTTGAACCGGATGCTGGACGTCCTGCTGACGCGGGAGACGGTCTCCTTTTCCTATGCGCAGGCGTTTGGGATGAATTTCCTGAGCGAGCTGTTCCGCCATATGAAGCCGGGGGAAGAGCCAGGCGGCGAGACGAGCATCCTGATGTGGCGGCGGATGCTGGATTGCGGCAGCGCGGGGCAAATCGCCGGGCTGCTGACGGAATACGTCGAGCGCTGCATGCAAAACGCGGGGAAGGAGCGCGCGGGCCAGCAGCATCACCTGATCCGCAACGTCTCCGCCTTCATCGCGGAGCGGCTGAAGGAGAATTGGACGGTCAAGCAGCTGGCGGAGCAGTTTAACCTGAACGCCAGCTACCTGAGCGTGCTGTTCAAGCGCGAAACGGGGAAGACGATCTCCGAGTTCGTCCAAGCGACGCGGATCGAGCGGGCCAAGGCGCTGCTGCAGGACCCGGGCATCAAGGTGTACGAGGTCGCCGATGAGGTCGGCATTCAGACGTCGGCGTATTTCACGTACCTCTTCAAGAAGCTGGTCGGCTGCACGCCGCAGGAATACCGGGACTATCATTATTCGGCGGAGGGTGAATGA
- a CDS encoding cache domain-containing sensor histidine kinase, translated as MRLQLEKLIIGFTRRLNLRSKILTLYVLILLLPTLALGSGAVYMIMRSFHHSYLVAADESVRQTAKIVDFSKMSYELLAVRSATDGELIARLSRDYTDMADIVDTVNYVDRTFLITSKYLPGIADFRIYHTNETLVQDGQLLWRPEARMVSGMDERAWYKEVSEDPHSLRWSTVPGNPNQIILTRKIIDNSGTLLGVVYILLNYDAVFGELFDHPFDNGGSLYIVDDNGRVLAATERERIGSRIKADWPDEDASQEPQAATADGGKEQGTDTAQAGSGASGGTPVLDLTGTKELLIAKPLSSGWHVVALIHMKYMDDQNRAILLLIVGVTAFFLLLSISLMMTIVKNIVYRIRKLGTRMSDVSRGDFEVTVRNWEQDELGELEKLFNSMSERLGRLVEDITQAGLVEREQAFKALQAQINPHFIYNSLGLLRWRALSAQDEEQIRIIDALTTFYRLTLNNRISAIRIRDELEHVKAYLDICEFRYPGRVRVEWDIDEAALDYYTIKTILQPIVENCYVHGAIFRKPDAVIRISVRKAGDEIGMSVFDNGKGIPADRLKELDQGTYIGKGNGFGTANIKERLALYFGGDASFLVESVSGQWTRVTVKFPASFAEPALRREP; from the coding sequence TTGCGTCTGCAGCTGGAGAAACTGATTATCGGCTTTACGCGCCGATTGAACCTGAGAAGCAAAATTTTGACCCTATACGTCCTCATTTTGCTGCTTCCGACGCTCGCGCTCGGGAGCGGCGCCGTTTATATGATCATGCGGAGCTTCCACCACAGCTATCTGGTCGCGGCGGACGAATCGGTGCGGCAGACGGCGAAAATCGTGGATTTCAGCAAAATGAGCTACGAGCTGCTGGCCGTCCGGTCGGCGACCGACGGCGAGCTGATCGCCCGGCTCTCGCGGGACTATACGGATATGGCCGACATCGTCGATACGGTCAATTACGTAGACCGCACCTTTCTGATCACGAGCAAATATTTGCCCGGCATCGCGGACTTCCGGATCTATCATACGAACGAGACGCTCGTGCAGGACGGCCAGCTGCTGTGGCGCCCGGAGGCAAGAATGGTATCCGGCATGGACGAGCGCGCCTGGTACAAGGAAGTATCGGAGGACCCGCATTCGCTCCGCTGGAGCACCGTGCCCGGCAACCCGAACCAGATCATTCTGACGCGCAAAATAATCGACAATTCCGGCACACTGCTCGGCGTTGTCTACATCCTGCTGAATTACGACGCCGTATTCGGGGAGCTGTTCGATCATCCGTTCGACAACGGCGGCAGCCTGTACATCGTCGACGACAACGGGCGCGTTCTCGCCGCGACGGAGCGGGAGCGGATCGGCAGCCGGATTAAGGCCGACTGGCCGGACGAAGACGCGAGTCAGGAGCCGCAGGCGGCAACGGCGGACGGCGGCAAGGAGCAGGGGACGGACACGGCGCAGGCGGGAAGCGGCGCGAGCGGCGGAACACCGGTGCTGGACCTTACCGGCACAAAGGAGCTGCTAATCGCAAAGCCGCTGTCCTCCGGCTGGCACGTCGTCGCGCTGATCCACATGAAATATATGGACGATCAGAACCGCGCGATTTTGCTGCTTATCGTCGGCGTGACGGCCTTTTTCCTGCTGCTGTCGATCTCGCTCATGATGACGATCGTCAAAAATATCGTGTACCGCATCCGCAAGCTGGGTACCCGCATGAGCGACGTGTCCCGCGGGGATTTCGAGGTGACGGTGCGCAATTGGGAGCAGGACGAGCTGGGCGAGCTCGAAAAGCTGTTCAACTCGATGTCGGAGCGGCTCGGCCGGCTGGTGGAGGATATCACGCAGGCGGGGCTCGTCGAGCGGGAGCAGGCGTTCAAGGCGCTGCAGGCGCAGATTAATCCCCATTTTATTTACAATTCGCTCGGGCTTCTCCGCTGGCGCGCGCTGAGTGCGCAGGACGAGGAGCAGATCCGGATTATCGACGCGCTCACGACCTTTTACCGGCTGACGTTGAACAACCGGATCAGCGCGATCCGCATCCGCGACGAGCTCGAGCACGTCAAAGCGTATTTGGACATCTGCGAGTTCCGTTATCCCGGACGCGTGCGCGTGGAGTGGGATATCGATGAGGCGGCGCTCGATTATTATACGATTAAGACGATTTTGCAGCCCATCGTGGAGAACTGTTACGTTCACGGCGCTATTTTTCGCAAGCCGGACGCCGTGATCCGGATATCGGTTCGAAAGGCGGGGGACGAAATCGGGATGTCGGTTTTCGATAACGGGAAAGGCATTCCCGCGGACAGGCTGAAGGAGCTTGATCAGGGAACCTATATCGGTAAAGGCAACGGCTTCGGCACGGCCAACATCAAGGAAAGGCTGGCGCTGTATTTTGGCGGCGATGCGTCTTTCCTGGTCGAGAGCGTCAGCGGACAATGGACGCGGGTTACCGTCAAATTCCCCGCCAGCTTCGCCGAGCCGGCGTTAAGGAGGGAACCGTAA
- a CDS encoding carbohydrate ABC transporter permease translates to MKRSASDRIGQTAIHVVLLLLCLSVIYPFLYMLAISLNVGSDAAKGGVYLWPRQFTLYNYEVVLGNVVIRHAYLITIARTIAGTVSGLLVTLLAAFGLSYRLLPARRVLLGYVLITMLFSGGLIPFYIQLFQLSLLNTFWVYIIPSAFSAWNMFVMMKFIQGIPEALLESAEMDGASAWRVLLSIVVPLSKPMLAALGLFTAVMHWNDWFAGAFFVSDQDLIPVQTFLQQLLSAQDISAVLGSNNNAEAIARGNMLSTVTLMSIKMSTVMVSAIPILCVYPFLQRYFVKGVLIGSVKG, encoded by the coding sequence ATGAAACGTTCCGCATCGGACCGAATCGGACAAACCGCCATCCATGTCGTGCTCCTTCTCTTATGCTTGTCGGTCATTTACCCTTTCCTGTACATGCTTGCGATTTCCTTGAACGTAGGCAGCGATGCGGCCAAAGGGGGCGTATATCTATGGCCAAGGCAGTTCACGCTGTATAACTACGAGGTCGTGCTGGGCAACGTCGTGATCCGGCACGCCTATCTGATCACGATCGCCCGGACGATTGCCGGGACCGTGTCCGGTCTGCTCGTGACGCTGCTCGCGGCGTTCGGCTTGTCTTACCGGCTGCTGCCGGCCAGGCGCGTCCTGCTCGGCTACGTCCTGATTACGATGCTGTTCAGCGGCGGACTGATTCCGTTCTATATTCAGCTGTTCCAATTGTCGCTGCTCAACACGTTCTGGGTGTACATCATCCCGTCCGCGTTCTCGGCCTGGAACATGTTTGTCATGATGAAGTTTATCCAGGGCATTCCCGAGGCGCTGCTGGAATCGGCCGAGATGGACGGCGCAAGCGCATGGCGCGTGCTGCTCTCCATCGTCGTCCCGCTGTCCAAGCCGATGCTGGCGGCGCTCGGGCTGTTCACCGCGGTTATGCATTGGAACGACTGGTTCGCCGGCGCTTTCTTCGTCTCGGATCAGGACTTGATCCCGGTGCAGACCTTCCTGCAGCAGCTGCTGTCGGCGCAGGACATCTCGGCGGTGCTCGGCTCGAACAACAATGCCGAGGCGATCGCCCGCGGCAACATGCTGTCGACGGTCACCCTGATGTCGATCAAAATGTCGACGGTCATGGTGAGCGCGATCCCGATTCTGTGCGTGTATCCGTTTCTGCAGCGGTATTTCGTCAAAGGCGTTCTGATCGGCTCGGTCAAAGGCTGA
- a CDS encoding ABC transporter permease yields the protein MLDRLYKYRWQYVMIAPAVVLLFLFSYIPMAGIQVAFKNFHIGNTMWTSPWVGLDNFAFLQDDQFWSVVKNTIYIAVLKFVFGFPAPIALALLINEVRHSGFKRFVQSVSYLPHFFSWIVVAYILQSLLTLDGGLVNQMIAGLGGQPVFFLGSTDWFRPMIVASGLWKEVGWNTILYLAAITTIDPQLYEAARVEGAGRWAQVRHITLPGILPTISIVLILSMPSLIAVGMDQIYPLMNPANQPVADVLDTYILRSGLQQGYFGMATAVGLLSSAISLLLVLITNKTSRKINGEGLW from the coding sequence ATGCTTGACCGCTTGTACAAATACCGCTGGCAATACGTGATGATCGCGCCGGCCGTCGTTTTATTGTTTCTGTTCAGCTATATCCCCATGGCGGGCATCCAGGTGGCGTTCAAAAACTTTCATATCGGCAATACGATGTGGACCAGCCCGTGGGTCGGGCTGGACAACTTCGCCTTCCTCCAGGACGACCAGTTCTGGTCGGTGGTGAAGAATACGATTTATATCGCCGTCCTGAAATTCGTGTTCGGGTTTCCCGCTCCGATCGCGCTGGCGCTGCTGATCAATGAGGTGCGGCACAGCGGCTTCAAACGATTCGTGCAGTCGGTCAGCTACCTGCCGCATTTCTTCTCCTGGATCGTCGTGGCCTATATTCTGCAATCGCTGCTGACGCTGGACGGCGGGCTCGTGAACCAAATGATCGCGGGCTTGGGCGGCCAGCCGGTTTTCTTCCTCGGCTCGACTGATTGGTTCCGGCCGATGATCGTGGCGAGCGGCCTGTGGAAGGAGGTCGGCTGGAACACGATCCTGTATCTCGCGGCCATCACGACCATCGATCCGCAGCTGTACGAGGCCGCGAGAGTCGAAGGCGCGGGCCGGTGGGCGCAAGTCCGGCACATCACGCTGCCCGGCATCCTGCCGACGATCTCGATCGTGCTCATCCTGAGCATGCCCAGCCTGATCGCAGTCGGCATGGATCAGATTTATCCGCTCATGAACCCGGCCAATCAGCCGGTGGCGGACGTGCTCGACACGTATATTTTGCGGAGCGGGCTTCAGCAGGGATATTTCGGCATGGCGACGGCCGTCGGCCTGCTGTCCTCCGCGATCAGTCTCCTGCTCGTGCTGATCACGAATAAGACCTCGCGCAAAATCAACGGGGAGGGGCTCTGGTAA
- a CDS encoding 5'-3' exonuclease — protein MNGNESSGKRLLLVDGMALLFRAFFANSYGGTVRRTSAGVPVNAIYGFVKYFMDAVQKFEPTHVACCWDMGSTTFRTSQYEGYKANRPEAPEDLIPQFDLVKEVVSSFGVPNIGIAGFEADDCIGTLAKRHSTDAEVFVLSGDHDLLQLVDERITVVIMKKGQGNYAVYTPQFLMEERQLTPEQVICVKGLMGDTSDNYPGVRGIGEKTAHKLVQEFGSVDGILANLDKLSKSVRAKIEADLDMLHLSRDLARIRCDAPVELELGECGWAVNRAQVMNKFEELEFRSLMTLIG, from the coding sequence ATGAACGGCAACGAGAGTTCAGGGAAAAGACTGCTGCTGGTGGACGGGATGGCGCTGCTGTTCCGGGCGTTTTTCGCCAATTCCTACGGCGGCACCGTGAGGCGGACAAGCGCCGGCGTTCCGGTGAATGCGATTTACGGCTTCGTCAAATATTTTATGGATGCGGTGCAAAAATTCGAACCGACCCACGTCGCCTGCTGCTGGGATATGGGCAGCACGACGTTCCGGACGTCGCAGTACGAGGGCTACAAGGCGAACCGGCCGGAAGCCCCGGAGGATTTGATTCCGCAGTTCGACCTCGTGAAGGAGGTCGTGAGCAGCTTCGGCGTTCCGAATATCGGAATCGCCGGCTTCGAAGCGGACGACTGCATCGGGACATTGGCTAAACGGCACAGCACGGACGCCGAGGTGTTCGTGCTGTCGGGCGATCACGACCTGCTGCAGCTGGTCGACGAGCGGATCACGGTCGTCATCATGAAGAAGGGGCAGGGCAACTATGCCGTCTATACCCCGCAATTTTTGATGGAGGAGCGGCAGCTGACGCCCGAGCAGGTGATTTGCGTCAAGGGGCTGATGGGCGACACGAGCGACAATTACCCCGGCGTGCGCGGCATCGGCGAGAAAACGGCGCATAAGCTCGTGCAGGAATTCGGCTCCGTCGACGGCATTTTGGCCAACCTGGACAAGCTGTCCAAAAGCGTCCGGGCCAAAATCGAAGCTGATCTTGACATGCTCCATCTGTCGCGCGACCTGGCCCGCATCCGCTGCGACGCGCCGGTCGAGCTGGAGCTGGGCGAATGCGGCTGGGCGGTCAACCGGGCGCAGGTGATGAATAAATTCGAGGAGCTGGAATTCCGCAGCTTGATGACGTTGATCGGCTAA
- a CDS encoding aminotransferase class I/II-fold pyridoxal phosphate-dependent enzyme, translating into MNDKTWRAARLSRLGSSIFAEVAEWKREAVLAGTDVIDLSIGSPDLPPSESVRRALGEAAQRADAYGYPGSRGSAAFLEQAAEWLAFRFGIRIDPGDELVSLMGSQDGLGHLALALCDPGDIALVPDPGYPVYMAGLALAGVEPHPMPLRAENGFLPDLDAIPEAVWKRAKFMLLNFPSNPVSAVAGLEFFAKAVEAAKRHGVLIVHDLAYSELAFDGYRPPSILQVDGAKETAVEFHSLSKSFNMAGCRIGFLAGNRTAVAALRELKANIDYGVFLPVQEAAVTALKEDMAGAGVKAASVYERRRDVFLEALAAEGWRVKRPKATMFVWAPLPPMRWEQDIPWDSRRISREMLSRSGVAVVPGDAFGAEGEGYVRIALVEREERLLEAAGRIGRFIRGE; encoded by the coding sequence TTGAACGACAAAACATGGCGGGCGGCCCGGCTGTCGCGGCTGGGCTCGTCGATTTTCGCCGAGGTGGCGGAGTGGAAAAGAGAGGCGGTCCTCGCGGGGACGGACGTGATCGATCTCAGCATCGGAAGCCCGGACCTGCCCCCTTCCGAGTCGGTAAGGCGGGCGCTTGGCGAGGCAGCTCAGCGGGCTGACGCCTATGGCTATCCCGGCTCGAGGGGAAGCGCGGCGTTTCTGGAGCAGGCGGCGGAATGGCTCGCTTTCCGTTTCGGCATCCGTATTGATCCGGGCGACGAGCTCGTCTCGCTGATGGGCTCGCAGGACGGGCTGGGCCATTTGGCTCTGGCACTATGCGACCCAGGCGATATCGCGCTCGTTCCAGACCCGGGCTACCCGGTTTATATGGCCGGGCTTGCGCTGGCGGGCGTTGAACCGCACCCGATGCCGCTGCGCGCGGAGAACGGATTTCTTCCGGACCTGGATGCCATTCCGGAGGCCGTCTGGAAACGGGCGAAATTCATGCTGCTGAACTTTCCGAGCAACCCGGTATCGGCGGTGGCGGGACTCGAATTTTTCGCCAAAGCGGTCGAGGCGGCGAAGCGGCACGGCGTGCTGATCGTCCATGACCTCGCATATTCGGAGCTGGCGTTCGACGGCTATCGGCCGCCGAGTATCCTGCAGGTCGACGGAGCCAAGGAGACGGCCGTCGAGTTCCATTCGCTCTCGAAAAGCTTCAACATGGCCGGCTGTCGGATCGGTTTTCTGGCCGGCAACCGGACGGCGGTCGCCGCGCTTCGCGAGCTGAAGGCGAATATCGATTACGGCGTGTTTCTGCCGGTGCAGGAAGCGGCCGTGACCGCGCTGAAGGAAGATATGGCAGGCGCAGGCGTCAAAGCGGCGTCCGTATACGAGCGCAGAAGGGACGTTTTTCTCGAAGCGCTCGCCGCCGAAGGCTGGCGGGTTAAGAGGCCCAAAGCGACCATGTTCGTCTGGGCCCCGCTTCCCCCGATGCGCTGGGAGCAGGACATCCCTTGGGACTCGAGGCGCATTTCCCGGGAAATGCTGAGCCGGTCCGGCGTCGCCGTCGTTCCCGGCGATGCGTTCGGCGCGGAAGGCGAAGGGTATGTCCGCATCGCGCTGGTGGAACGGGAGGAGCGGCTCCTGGAAGCGGCGGGCAGAATCGGGCGTTTTATCAGGGGAGAATAA
- a CDS encoding Spx/MgsR family RNA polymerase-binding regulatory protein, with protein sequence MNKLTVYGYPKCGTCRSAVKSLESKGYELEQHNLFEQAPPAEVLAKLIALSGLEAKKFFNTSGEAYKEMKLKDKLTGLSEQERIELLASNGRLIKRPIVTDGKRATVGYKEDEYDRVWRG encoded by the coding sequence ATGAATAAATTGACCGTCTACGGGTATCCGAAATGCGGCACCTGCCGCAGCGCGGTCAAATCGCTGGAAAGCAAAGGATACGAGCTCGAGCAGCACAATTTGTTCGAGCAGGCGCCGCCGGCGGAAGTGCTGGCGAAGCTGATCGCCCTCAGCGGTCTGGAAGCGAAAAAGTTTTTCAATACGTCCGGAGAGGCGTACAAAGAGATGAAGCTGAAGGATAAGCTGACGGGCCTGTCCGAACAGGAGCGCATCGAGCTCCTCGCGTCGAACGGCAGGCTGATCAAACGACCGATCGTCACGGACGGCAAGCGGGCGACCGTCGGCTACAAGGAAGACGAATACGACCGCGTCTGGCGCGGTTAG
- a CDS encoding RluA family pseudouridine synthase, translating into MSETVYYEPLAVRITEREEGLTVRTALERRLGVSRKLLSRLKLTEEGITLNGRRVYTNERVHAGDLLAVRMEQERSDDILPQPMPLDIVYEDRDLLVVGKPPGMVVHPTHGHYTHTLANGVVWHWRERGETVRFRPVHRLDEDTSGLVAVAKNPYVHQQLSEQHRDGGMDKVYIAFVYGCPPAESGTVDEPIDRNPEAPHIRIVTPDGYPSVTHYTLAERYGSRAASKVKLRLETGRTHQIRVHMKHIGCPLIGDAMYGFASDPAACGPLAPELEAAASRQALHAAELGLTHPVTRERMRFTASLPPDLQTLEAKLRELPKKI; encoded by the coding sequence ATGAGCGAAACCGTCTATTACGAGCCGCTGGCGGTTCGGATTACGGAGCGCGAAGAGGGCCTTACCGTCCGCACGGCGCTGGAGCGGCGGCTGGGCGTATCCCGCAAGCTGCTTTCCCGGCTTAAGCTGACGGAGGAGGGAATTACGCTGAACGGACGGCGGGTCTACACGAACGAGCGCGTACATGCCGGCGATCTGCTGGCGGTGCGGATGGAGCAGGAGCGGTCGGACGATATTTTGCCGCAGCCGATGCCGCTCGATATCGTGTACGAGGACCGCGATCTGCTGGTTGTCGGCAAGCCGCCGGGCATGGTCGTGCATCCGACGCACGGCCACTACACGCATACGCTGGCCAACGGCGTCGTCTGGCATTGGCGGGAGCGGGGCGAAACGGTCCGTTTCCGCCCGGTGCACCGGCTGGACGAAGATACGTCGGGTCTGGTGGCCGTCGCCAAAAATCCGTACGTGCACCAGCAGCTGTCGGAGCAGCATCGGGATGGAGGAATGGATAAGGTGTATATCGCCTTCGTCTACGGCTGCCCGCCGGCGGAATCGGGAACGGTGGACGAGCCGATCGACCGGAATCCCGAGGCGCCGCATATCCGCATCGTTACTCCGGACGGTTATCCGTCCGTTACGCACTATACGCTTGCCGAGCGGTACGGCAGCCGTGCGGCGTCGAAGGTGAAGCTGAGGCTGGAAACCGGCAGGACGCACCAGATTCGCGTTCATATGAAGCATATCGGCTGCCCGCTGATCGGGGACGCGATGTACGGCTTCGCGTCCGATCCGGCAGCGTGCGGCCCGTTAGCGCCGGAGCTGGAAGCGGCAGCCTCCCGCCAAGCGCTCCATGCGGCCGAGCTCGGGCTTACGCATCCCGTGACGCGCGAACGGATGCGCTTCACCGCTTCGCTCCCTCCGGACCTGCAGACGCTCGAAGCAAAGCTTCGCGAGCTGCCGAAGAAGATCTAG
- a CDS encoding cob(I)yrinic acid a,c-diamide adenosyltransferase: MKLYTRTGDGGKTSVKGGRVRKDDIRVEAYGTIDELNAFVGQAAAAAAADGNLEQLAAELLEIQQELFDCGSDLAFADPEGKAYKMTAEPVQRLEAWIDAHIAAAPEVTRFILPGGSAVSALLHVCRTVCRRAERRAVTLAAGLPVNEDVLKYINRLSDYFFAAARSANAKLGVADTEYVRSAEVFRKNRK; encoded by the coding sequence ATGAAACTGTATACGAGAACGGGAGACGGGGGCAAGACCTCCGTCAAAGGCGGCCGCGTCCGCAAGGACGACATTCGCGTCGAAGCGTACGGCACGATCGACGAGCTGAATGCATTCGTCGGCCAGGCTGCGGCTGCGGCAGCGGCGGATGGGAATTTAGAACAGCTGGCGGCCGAGCTGCTCGAGATTCAGCAGGAGCTGTTCGACTGCGGCTCGGACCTGGCTTTTGCGGATCCGGAAGGCAAAGCGTACAAAATGACCGCCGAGCCCGTACAGCGGCTCGAAGCGTGGATCGACGCGCACATTGCGGCCGCTCCGGAGGTGACGCGGTTCATTCTGCCGGGCGGAAGCGCCGTCTCGGCTTTGCTGCACGTCTGCCGGACCGTCTGCCGCCGGGCGGAGCGCCGGGCGGTGACGCTTGCCGCCGGGCTGCCGGTCAACGAGGATGTGCTCAAATATATCAACCGGCTGTCCGATTATTTCTTCGCGGCCGCCCGGTCGGCGAACGCGAAGCTCGGCGTGGCGGACACGGAATACGTGCGCAGCGCAGAAGTATTTCGCAAAAACCGCAAATGA